The Solibacillus sp. FSL R7-0668 genome includes the window TAAACGTATGCGTAAATTAAATCATGTACGCTTCCATAATCCAGTGTACGTAAACGCGCCACATGAAGAAGCAGATGTATTATTAGTAGGCTTCAACTCAACGCGCGGTGCTTTAGAAGAAGTACAAGAAATGTTAAATAACGAAGGCGTAAAAGTAAACCATGCCCATATCAAATTAGTGCACCCATTCCCAGCCGAAGAAATGACGGCATTAATGGATCGTGCGAAAAAAGTCATCGTAGTAGAAAATAATGCTACAGGACAATTAGCGAACATTATGAAAATGAATATCGGTGGTCATGCAAAGACAAAATCGATTTTAAAATACGATGGGACACCGTTCTTGCCACGTGAATTAACAAACTTAGTGAAGGAGGAAATGTAATCATGGCAACATTTAAAGATTTCCGAAATTCAGTAAAACCGAACTGGTGCCCTGGCTGTGGTGACTTCTCTGTGCAAGCAGCAATTCAACGTGCAGCAGCAAATGTCGGATACGAGCCAAACGAATTAGCTGTTATTTCTGGTATTGGCTGTTCAGGTCGTATTTCAGGCTATATTAACTCATACGGTTTCCATGGTATTCATGGACGAGCATTACCAATCGCACAGGGCTTAAAAATGGCCAACAAAGATTTAAAAGTTATCGCTTCTGGTGGTGACGGTGATGGCTTTGCAATCGGTATGGGACACACAATCCATGCAATTCGCCGAAACATCGATATTACGTACGTAGTCATGGATAACCAAATTTACGGTTTAACGAAAGGGCAAACATCTCCACGCTCAGCAGCAGGTTTCATTACGAAATCAACGCCAGGTGGGGCAATTGAGCCATCGTTAAAACCTTTAGAAGTCGCCCTTACAAGTGGTGCAACATTTGTAGCGCAAGGATTCTCAACGGATATTAAAGAATTAACAGCATTAATTGAAGCAGGCTTAAATCATAAAGGCT containing:
- a CDS encoding 2-oxoacid:ferredoxin oxidoreductase subunit beta codes for the protein MATFKDFRNSVKPNWCPGCGDFSVQAAIQRAAANVGYEPNELAVISGIGCSGRISGYINSYGFHGIHGRALPIAQGLKMANKDLKVIASGGDGDGFAIGMGHTIHAIRRNIDITYVVMDNQIYGLTKGQTSPRSAAGFITKSTPGGAIEPSLKPLEVALTSGATFVAQGFSTDIKELTALIEAGLNHKGFSFINVFSPCVTYNKVNTYEWFKEHLTKLADIEGYDNSNREQAMQTVMKHEGLVTGIIYQDTETKSYQEKIRGYSELPLTDIDISLSEAQFDNLVKEFM